ATCAATTGAAATGCCTGCACTATATCCGGAGTTGACGGCTCGGATGAACTTACAAGTTCAAGCGGCGAATGGCGGGGTTAGTGACCGGGAGATCGATGATTTGCTTCGCTTGATGAACCTTAGCCATACAGGTAAGAAGAAGACCAAGAACTTCTCTCTAGGAATGCGCCAACGGTTAGCGATTGCTTCCACACTTATTACGAACCCTGAGTTTCTAATTTTAGACGAGCCGACGAATGGCCTGGATCCGTCAGGTATTGTTGAAATGCGTGAAATTATTCACCGGTTGGTGACTGAGCGCGGCATCACTGTCTTGCTTTCCAGCCATTTACTGGATGAGCTATCACAGGTGGCTACACACTACGGTATTTTGCATGACGGGAAAATCATAAAAGAGATTTCTAAGGAAAAGCTTGCGCGGGAAACGCGTCAATACATCGAATTAGAAACAAATGAGGCACAACAAGCAGTTGTCGTGCTGGATCAGATGGGGATTCAGGACTATGAAATGATTAACAGAACGGAAATTAATATTTATGAACGCTTGGATGAAGTTGCGACAATCAATCAGTTGTTAGTTTTGGCAAATGTGAGGGTATCCCGAATTGGGATCACCAGACAAAAACTAGAAGATTATTTCTTGCAATTAACAGGAGGGACCTCAAATGCTAAATCTATTAACGGCTGAAAAAATAAAATTGTGTCGAAGTAAAAAATTATTTATTACCCTAAGTATTTTATTCCTGCTTCCGATTATCCAAGTTATGAATAGTCATTGGGCTGTGCAAAGTGGGAATGAACTCGTCCAAGTGATTGATACAGTCATCAATGGAGCAACAGGTGTTTTGATGATCAAGAAAAATGGACTCACGATTTTACTCGTAATGAGCGCTTTTATTAGCTTTTTTATTGGTGAAGAATTCCAAAATGGAACGATTCGGAATGCGTTGTCTCTAGGCCGGAGCCGTACGCATTACTATTTATCAAAATTGGTGATTGCTGCACTACTTTCCCTTGTGGGTGTATTTATCATGACCGTGATTGGAATGATAAGCTTTACCGTAGTGTTCGGTTTTGGTGATGTTGCGGAAATCACAAATTATTACAGCTATGCGTTAAAATCTTTCGGGATATTGTATTTATTGGTTTTGGCAAGTGTGTCTATCTTTGTGATGATAAGCTTTCTAACGAAAAATAGCAGTTTCTCATTGATTTGGAGTTTTCTTTATACAATTGCAACCGGTTTACTTCCTGGTATTTTCCAGAAAACTGAACACTTCAAACAAGTTACAAATTGGTTCTCGGAGACATTCTTATTTTATTCGAACTTTGCAACACCTGAGGATATGGCTCTTTATCCTGAGATGGCAATAGTCAGTCTCATTACGATTGTGATATCATCAGCTTTAGGAATCGTTTTGTTCAAAAGATCAGATATAAAGTAGGTCGATAGCAATGGCGAAGGTTTTAATCATAGAAGATGATAATGCAATTCATTCACTTATCAAAGAAGCATTGATGCTAAATGGCCTCAACACCTTAAGCGCCTACTCGGGGACGGAAGGGAAGTTGCTTTTTGAACAGAACCAGGTGGATGTAGTCCTTTTGGATTTGATGCTTCCAGGGATGAATGGAGAGGAATTTCTTCAGGAAATCCGGCTGAATTCAACGGTTCCAGTAATCGTGATTTCCGCGAAAAATGACCAAGAGTCGAAATTGGAACTGTTGACGAATGGGGCGGATGATTACATTACGAAACCATTTGATGTAAAAGAGCTCCTTGTAAGGATCGACATCCAATTACGCCATGCGGCAAAGGCTTCATTCAATGAGATGGATGAAATTTGTTACGAAGATATCTGTGTGAATTTAGATACGCGTGAAGTGACCATAAATGGCCAAACTCTCCATTTAACTGGACGTGAATATGCAATCCTGCTTCTCTTCCTGGAGAATCCAAAAAAAGTATTCAGCCGTGCCAATATTTATGAAAGTGTTTGGAATGAACCATTTTATGATAGCGATAGTACCATTAATATGCATATCAGTAATTTGAGAAACAAACTGAACCGCGGTGACACAAACTATATAAAAACTATATGGGGCGTAGGCTTCAAATTTAATTAAAGGGGCGTGAATGTTATGTGGGGATGGATAGTGGTTTTCCTGGCATTGATGCTTCTTTTTTATATTTATTTCTTAAAGCGGGAATTGCGGAAACTAAAACGCGATATTAAAGAGATTCCGACATGTGCTGGCTTTGGGAGCAGGCTATCCCTGGATTTTCGTGATCAAGCATTAATGGATATCGTCGATGAATTAAATGAAATGATTGATGTCTATGAAGAGAAAAATCGTAATGCAAAAAAAATGGAAGAGAGTGTTAAGCTGTCCATCGCTGGTCTTTCCCATGATTTACGGACACCGTTGACGTCAGTTAAGGGGTATGTTCAACTTCTAAATGATAATACAGACGAAACAAAGCGGATACACTATTTAAAGATCATCGAAAACTCCATCAATCGTCTCGCGGAAATGACCGACCACTTTTACGACGTGGCACGCATTGAAACGGATCAACTGGAAATGAAGTTATCTCCTATTCCTCTCTCCAATGTAGTCGAAGAAATCTTTTTGTCGTTTTATGAGCAATTTGAAGAGAAACAAATCGAACTTCATTTTCCCGAACAGGGACAGGACCAGCAAATTATCGCCGACAAGTTCATGTTGATGCGGATCATCCAAAACATCGCCCAAAACATACTTCGTTATGCCCAAAGTCAAGCGGTTATCAGCTACTGGGACGATGGGAACTATTTAGTTTTCAGTATTGAAAATGACATTAAGCCAAAAAGTAAGGTTGCGGTGGAGAAGGTATTTATGCGTTTTTATACAGAAGACACAAGCAGAACGAACACCGAAGCAAGTGGATTAGGCTTATACTTGTCCAAACAGCTAGTTGAAAAAATGAATGGCAAAATTTATGCGGAATTGAGCGGAGAATGGTTCATTCTTGAAATTCGGTTTCCCGTTATTAAAAATTGAATTGGAGATTAGTAATATTTCTGCTAATAAACAACAAACTATTAACATTTAATTTTTCACACCTGAAAATTAGGTTATCTTATTCCATTTTAGAGCGCGTTTGCTTGATAAGCAAATGTCCCAATACCGCGATAGGGCCAGTTAAAAGCTTTGTTTAATGAATTCGCAACATTCTTTAAATTTAATCATCTATTTATTTAGTAGAAAAAGGAGATGGGAAATGAAGCAAACAATTAGGGCAAGAATATTGTGTATTTTTGATTTGTTTTTGGCGACAGGTGCAATATGGTCAGGTTTTCAAATGATCACGTCAACCAGTGGAACGATTTTTGCTGAACCATATCCCGACAGTTGGGCTTCCAATCTTCCTTTTGAAAGTTGGGTTTTGCCTGGTGTCCTAGCAATTATCATATTTGGACTTGGTAATATTATAGCTGCGGTGTTAAGTTTAAGAAAAAAACATAGTAGTTCTTGGTATGCATCTGCTCTTATGGGATTGGTTTTCCTATTAGGTTTGGCTTTTCAGTATATTTCCGTAGGTGAAATGTATATAGTAACTGGTCCGTTCTTAATCTTTGGGATTGTTCAGCTATGTCTTAGTGGATATGTTTTTCTGGGTTATAGAAGCCCCGAATTAAACAAAGAATATAGTTAAGGTTCTTCAACAATAGTGCGCGATAATCTAACAAGATCGCGTCCTTTAGAATCGGGGCTATTTAATAGCATAAAGGAATGATTAAAATTCTCGAAATTATTTTCAACAATTTTCTTTTTTGGTTTGTATGGTTACCTGTTATATTTTCAATTTCCATAATTGTTGTTTATAAAAAAGAAAATAAAAGCTTTATAAAGCCTCTGTTAATATTTTTAGGTGCCTACTATACTGCAAGAACAATATTTTATATTCTGTAACATCTATTCCAATTTCGTTTTGGTGTGAAGCTGCAGCAAAAGTTACCTTGGCATAAACAGTTCTGTTCGATTAATTTGTGAGCGATTCGGTCTATATAGCAATAGGGCGCCTTTATCGGATGTGCGATTATTTAGCATGGTTCATTCATAGTTGCTTAGTTGATCTTCGCTACAGCCGGCGACTCTGGAAGGATCAGCGAGAGCCGTAACGAAGAACGGCTTTTGCGAGTGAAGCGGAGCGAGAAGGAGCATATCTTTGTTTTGACAGGTGAAACACCTAGCGAGCGAAGCGAGGGGTGTGGTTCACCGCACGCCCATAAGACACGCGTCCGGCTGGAGCGCAGATCAACGGTTTTCAACTACTTTGCCTTTATCAGACGCAATAAATAAATAAGATATATGCTTCAAGTGGATGCTTGAGTAGAAAGATAAAATAGTAAGTTTTTATTAAGTGTGGGGAGGAGAAAGATGGTCAGGCAGCAAGATTTCACAGAAGGAAATATAGTAAAACAGCTAATGCTTTTTTCTGGACCCATTATGATCACCAATTTACTACAAGCATCCTATCAATTTATCGATAGCTTGTGGGTTGGAAATTTAATTGGCGCGAATGCACTTGGTGCTGTGGCTATTTCCGGGACAATCATCTTTACGGTCTTGTCATTTGTCATCGGATTGAACAATGCCGCACTGACGATTTTGTCCCAGCAGAAAGGCAGAGGTAGCGAGTCAGGACTTCGGCGTTATTTGAATGCGTTTGTTGTCCTGCTTTCCGGCATGTCCATCGTGCTCGGTGTTGCAGGGTTTATATTCGCAGAACCCCTCCTGCTTTTACTTGGAACTCCCAAGGCAATGTTGGCGATGGGCGTTACGTATTTGCGAATTAATTTCATCGGGATCCTTTTCTTATTCGGCTATAATTTT
This window of the Sporosarcina ureae genome carries:
- a CDS encoding ATP-binding cassette domain-containing protein yields the protein MSETILKATNVSKVYGKHKALDKVSIEIKRGMIYGLIGENGAGKSTFMRTIMGLITIDSGAIELFGKTDVKGLQHARRKMGQSIEMPALYPELTARMNLQVQAANGGVSDREIDDLLRLMNLSHTGKKKTKNFSLGMRQRLAIASTLITNPEFLILDEPTNGLDPSGIVEMREIIHRLVTERGITVLLSSHLLDELSQVATHYGILHDGKIIKEISKEKLARETRQYIELETNEAQQAVVVLDQMGIQDYEMINRTEINIYERLDEVATINQLLVLANVRVSRIGITRQKLEDYFLQLTGGTSNAKSING
- a CDS encoding ABC transporter permease, with product MLNLLTAEKIKLCRSKKLFITLSILFLLPIIQVMNSHWAVQSGNELVQVIDTVINGATGVLMIKKNGLTILLVMSAFISFFIGEEFQNGTIRNALSLGRSRTHYYLSKLVIAALLSLVGVFIMTVIGMISFTVVFGFGDVAEITNYYSYALKSFGILYLLVLASVSIFVMISFLTKNSSFSLIWSFLYTIATGLLPGIFQKTEHFKQVTNWFSETFLFYSNFATPEDMALYPEMAIVSLITIVISSALGIVLFKRSDIK
- a CDS encoding response regulator transcription factor; translation: MAKVLIIEDDNAIHSLIKEALMLNGLNTLSAYSGTEGKLLFEQNQVDVVLLDLMLPGMNGEEFLQEIRLNSTVPVIVISAKNDQESKLELLTNGADDYITKPFDVKELLVRIDIQLRHAAKASFNEMDEICYEDICVNLDTREVTINGQTLHLTGREYAILLLFLENPKKVFSRANIYESVWNEPFYDSDSTINMHISNLRNKLNRGDTNYIKTIWGVGFKFN
- a CDS encoding sensor histidine kinase — encoded protein: MWGWIVVFLALMLLFYIYFLKRELRKLKRDIKEIPTCAGFGSRLSLDFRDQALMDIVDELNEMIDVYEEKNRNAKKMEESVKLSIAGLSHDLRTPLTSVKGYVQLLNDNTDETKRIHYLKIIENSINRLAEMTDHFYDVARIETDQLEMKLSPIPLSNVVEEIFLSFYEQFEEKQIELHFPEQGQDQQIIADKFMLMRIIQNIAQNILRYAQSQAVISYWDDGNYLVFSIENDIKPKSKVAVEKVFMRFYTEDTSRTNTEASGLGLYLSKQLVEKMNGKIYAELSGEWFILEIRFPVIKN